GTCCGTCCAAACTCGTTGCCAGTTGGTACCTCTCGAGAAAGAATATTGGCAAAGACTGGACCAGTTTCAGCTAGGCTATCACGGTCTAGGCTTAGATATTGGTCAGGTGAGAGGAAGCCCTGTTTTATTTTATTACGCAGCATGTGATGTGATGGAGCTGATGCCCCTAAGGTTGATGGGACCATCCAGCGTGTGTGCGGGCCGCCTGGCCCATTGAAGCTTCCACGACTCATTAACTCCCATGGGCCGGAGTAGGTACGAGATACAGGAATTCCATATGGATTGTTATAGTTGTCGCCAAGAGCCATTATATGACCGAATTCGTGAGCGAAGGTACCCATTCCGTCATTTTCCCCTTGAATAGATGTTCCTCCGCTGGCACTTGACCAAATACTTTTAGCAGCATACCACGAGGTCCAAGGTACATATCGGGTAACAGCTGAATTTGGCATACCCGGAACATTTGCTCCACCTACTATTGGGCCAAATGGATTTGTTACGGCTCCGGCATTTTGGAACATCATTTCACCAAGCTCCTGCCAGACACCGGATTCATCATAACCAGCGTGAATGATAAAATTAAAATCAAATTTTTCTCCAGAAGCATCCATGTCAGCTTTCGCTTTGGCGACGGCTTCAGACCTAAGGTTTTTAGCCTTGAATCCTGCCGGCATGTTTGCTTGCTGCCCAAACTCGTTAAGACCATATTCGAATTCATTGCCATCCATCCGATAGGTGCCGAAAGATTTAAGTTCGATTTTCCATTTGCCGAAGGAATTTTCTCGCCAGTATTCGTTTACTGTTCGATGGTTGTTTAATGCTGAAGGCTTGTTGAGGAAGTCTTCCCAAAACTTTCCGATTTGATCACGAGGAATTTTACCAGTGCCGATAGGGTTGCCTGCAAGCTCGGACCCCTCAGGCTGGTTTAAAATAAAATCTCGGTCTTGGAAATCTACAATAATTAGTGAACCCCTAATGACTCTGTCTGCCTTAATACCAGATGTGTTCCAGTCAACTCCAGGAACGGGCTTGTAATCTTTCCACGTCATATCCCGTGGAAGAACCCATGATTGCGCATCAGCAGGTTCTGGAAAATCAGATAATCCTGGCTGCTCCGCATAAGCGGTTGTTGATACTGCCACAGTCAAAAAACTAGTCAAAAAAATGAGTGACCTCTTCAAACTCCTCAATCCATCAGCCTCCTAAAAATTATTATGTACAGGTAAAGGATAACATTTTTGTACAAGTCTGAAAATAAAGAAAAATCATAATTTTTAAAATAGAAATAAAGTCCTGAATCAAAGGACCTAGTGTCATTTAGGAAAATAGTATTAGGGGAAGAAAAACTATAGAGTCGGTTTTTGATATAAAAAAATTAAGCCAGGAAAGAACAAAAACACTCCAAACGAATCATTTTTTATAGATTTAGAATTGTTAAACTATTAACAACATCATGAGGTAGCTTCAAATAAATCTGTTAGGAGGGAATGAGTTGGAAAGAGAAGTACGCTTGATTCCATACCAAATGATTGCAGAATTTGAAGAAGTAACCGAGGTGCCAAAAGGGGTTGAAATGATTCAGGCCCAAGAACTGTGGGGAAAGACAAAAGGAAAGGGGATCACAATCGCCGTTTTAGATACTGGTTGTGAATCATCTCATGTCGACTTAAAGGATCGAATCATTGGCGGACGAAATTTTACCAAAGATGACCGCGGAGATCAAAATATCTTTAGGGATTACAACGGTCATGGTACACATGTTGCCGGTACGATGGCAGCAACTGCCAATGATACGGGGGTAACCGGTGTTGCTCCAGAAGCAAATCTATTAATTGTAAAGGTTCTTAATAAAAAAGGCTCCGGGCAATATGAATGGATTATCAATGGAATCTACTATGCAATTGAACAAAAGGTTGATATTATCTCCATGAGCCTAGGCGGTCCTGAAAATGTTCCAGAATTACATGAAGCAATAAAAAAGGCCGTGGCCAATGGGATACTCGTAGTTTGTGCGGCCGGAAATGAAGGGGATGGTCGCGACTCAACAGATGAGCTGTCCTATCCGGCGGCTTATAACGAGGTAATCAGTGTAGGTGCTACCAGTCTTACTCGCAAAATATCGGATTTTAGCAATTCAAATAGGGAAGTAGATTTAGTTGCTCCCGGTGAAAATATAGTATCAACATTTCTAAACGGAAAATATGCAAAGCTTACAGGAACGTCAATGGCTACTCCACATGTATCCGGTGCACTTGCTTTAATTAAAGCGATCTCAAATCAAACTTTTGAGAGAAATCTTACAGAGCCAGAACTGTATGCCCAGCTTATCAGAAGAACCATACCACTTGGAAATTCTCCAAAGCTAGAAGGGAATGGAATGCTGTACTTGACAACCATCGATTATTTAACAAAGTTAGTAAGCGCGAAGGAAGAGGAAGAAGTTTTGAATGTATAATTCATAAACCTGTTTTAAAAAAACTAATATATATGTAGAAGGTAAGTCCTTTCTCCTACTAACGAATAATAAATAGTATGAAAATTAAGAGTTTTTACACT
The DNA window shown above is from Neobacillus sp. WH10 and carries:
- a CDS encoding M6 family metalloprotease domain-containing protein, coding for MRSLKRSLIFLTSFLTVAVSTTAYAEQPGLSDFPEPADAQSWVLPRDMTWKDYKPVPGVDWNTSGIKADRVIRGSLIIVDFQDRDFILNQPEGSELAGNPIGTGKIPRDQIGKFWEDFLNKPSALNNHRTVNEYWRENSFGKWKIELKSFGTYRMDGNEFEYGLNEFGQQANMPAGFKAKNLRSEAVAKAKADMDASGEKFDFNFIIHAGYDESGVWQELGEMMFQNAGAVTNPFGPIVGGANVPGMPNSAVTRYVPWTSWYAAKSIWSSASGGTSIQGENDGMGTFAHEFGHIMALGDNYNNPYGIPVSRTYSGPWELMSRGSFNGPGGPHTRWMVPSTLGASAPSHHMLRNKIKQGFLSPDQYLSLDRDSLAETGPVFANILSREVPTGNEFGRTGLHGINISMVDNTPANSLNDDWRADMQRGAKWYNNYTLEVVDRVGFDSFAPDTGVLLAKTKNSESSPNIWVIDSHKEDINQVDFKRPDGSTAMLSKGDYQQLADALFKAGTGDGVVSEYTDEHNRLHFYILDKKYDSKGALSYRVAVRHLDGAGSFTRGVTVANGNSEFATPGKVAAYYFNVTNTGNGTDLIRLNAKTEAGWDIQLQHNVIEVEAGKTVAVPVYVKIPRGGTAQPVPTNLTLTSTSETDASKTATSTRSVGPGNGK
- a CDS encoding S8 family peptidase, which produces MEREVRLIPYQMIAEFEEVTEVPKGVEMIQAQELWGKTKGKGITIAVLDTGCESSHVDLKDRIIGGRNFTKDDRGDQNIFRDYNGHGTHVAGTMAATANDTGVTGVAPEANLLIVKVLNKKGSGQYEWIINGIYYAIEQKVDIISMSLGGPENVPELHEAIKKAVANGILVVCAAGNEGDGRDSTDELSYPAAYNEVISVGATSLTRKISDFSNSNREVDLVAPGENIVSTFLNGKYAKLTGTSMATPHVSGALALIKAISNQTFERNLTEPELYAQLIRRTIPLGNSPKLEGNGMLYLTTIDYLTKLVSAKEEEEVLNV